CGACTCGAGCATCGCGCAGCCCAGTTCGGCGGGCGGGAGCATATGCGGCGGCGCCTGGTCAGGATCGGCGAAACTCTTGATGTCGAGCCGCAGCGCGCCCGGGATGTGCCCGGCCTCAAATTCCGCATTGGCATCGCGCGGCGTGCCGGGAAGGAAGGTCGTGCAATCGACCGGCTGCACCTCGTCGAGGTTCGCGTCGAGCCATTCGGGGGTTACCAACGGGGTCATCGCTCACCGTCCTTTCAAACGCCAAGAAGGCGCCCCCGATGGGACGCCTCCTCGATGTGGTCAAGAGATGAGGGGCCGCATAGGCCGCCTCGATCAATTCTGCGCTTCGAGCTCCGAGCCCTTCTTCAATACCTTGCCGCCGTCATCCTGCTTGATGAGATAGGCGGGATTGTCTTCCGACCCATCGCGCGTCACTTCATTGCCGTCGATGGTGCGCGTCACCTCGCGCTCGAAGCGCTCCTCGATTTGGCCGCAGCCGGTGCCATTGCCCCAATCCCATTTGACATATTGGTTGGTCTGAAAGCTGTTCGAATTGCTCATGGCGTTTCTCCTTTGCCTCCCCAACGACCGGCACCCTGCGCGCGGTTGCTCCGAATGGGACGAAAGGGGGTGTTTGCGTGGACGAAGCGGGGCGTCTATGGGCTTTGGTCCATGACCCCCAAGCATCTCGGCCAGACCAGTGCGCTGCCCGCCTCGCCCGAGGCCGCAGAGCTCGATTACGTCCCCAACCCGCGTGCCGGCGAGCTCTATCTCGTTCGTTTCGCCGCGCCCGAATTCACCTCGCTGTGCCCGGTCACCGGCCAGCCCGATTTCGCGCATCTCGTCCTCGACTATGCGCCGGGCGAGACGATCGTGGAGAGCAAGAGTCTCAAGCTCTTCCTCGGCAGTTTCCGCAACCATGCCGCCTTCCACGAGGATTGCACCGTGGGCATCGGCAAGCGCCTGTTCGACGAGATGCAGCCCCGTTGGCTGCGCATCGGCGGCTATTGGTATCCGCGCGGCGGCTTCCCGATCGACGTCTTCTGGCAGTCGGGCGAACCGCCCAAGGGGCTGTGGCTCCCCGACCAGGGCGTGGCAAGCTACCGCGGGCGCGGCTGACGCGCCCTAGCGCTCGTAGCGGCGGGCGGCGGCGTCGCGGCTGTCGTTGATGTCCTCGTCGGCCCAGCCCTCGGCATCGCCCTGCCCTTGGCCCGTCGACAGGTCGTAGGCGATGAGCGCGGTGCGCAGCGCGACCGCTTCGGCGGCGCACGCAGTGCGGATCGCGTTACGGAAATCGGCCGGGGTCTGACCTTCTGCCTTGGCGGCGGCGACGCGTTCCTCGAGGCAATTGTCGAAGGCGGCACGCGGGCCCTGCAGGTCATCGGCGCTCTGCGCGAGCGCGGCGGCGATCATCAGCGTCGAAATCATGGCATATCCTTGGCAAAAAACGTTTCTTTCCCAACGGATATGGGGACGGAACGCTCCGGTTCCAACCTCAATCGCAGGGCAGCGGCGATGAATGCCGCCGAATCACCTGCCATCCGCCGTCTGCCTCCACCCATATGTCGGACAACAATACGCGTTCCTGAATGACTTGGCCGAGATAGCGCACCGACCAGCGCGCATCGACGGTCGCGACGATGGTACCGCCCACGCGCGCGCAATGAGTGATGTCGACGCATAGGTCGACGACATCCATGTTGGCGAGCGCGGCGATCCAGCCGTCGAGGTCGAGCGTCACCACATCGGGTCCGCGCACGCCCACGAGCTGGAAGTCGGGATGGATGAGGCGCCGGAGCGCGCCTTCGTCCTTGGCGAAGAGCGCGGCGCGCCACTCGGCCTCGAGCCGTTCGACGAGGGTCAGTTCCTCGCTCATCGGACGCGCTTCCAGTCGGGTTTGGATGGCGAACGCTTGGTCTTGCGCGCGGCCTTGCGCGGCGCGGCCTTGTCGGCGCTCGCGGCACCGAAGATACCGCCGCCTCGCGACATGTTGCCGAACACGCCGCGCAGGATGGCATTGCCGATCTGGCGCCCGACCTTGTTGACGATGGTACGCTCGACCGCCTTGCCGATCTTTTCCACCGTCGAGGAGGAGCGCCGCCCGCCCGTCGAGCGGCGCTCGGCGCGCTCGGCCTTGTCGCGTTCTTCCTGCGCGGCCTCGCGCTCCTGTGCAGCGGCGGCTTCCTCAGCCTTTTTCGCCGCGCGCGCCTCGAGAATTTCCTCCGCACTCTCGCGGTCGACGGCTTCGTCATAGCGCGTGCCGATGCCGTCCGAAGCCATGATCACCGCGCGCTCGCCGCTGGAGATGGTGCCGGCGCGCGCCGAGGGCGGCTTGACCAGCGTACGCTCGACCGGCGTCGGCGCGCCCTCTTCGTCGAGTGTGGACACCAGCGCTTCGCCGACCTTCAATTGGGTGATGACCTCGGCGACATCGAGTCCGGGGTTCTGGCGGAAGGTGTCGGCGGCGCTGCGCACGGCCTTTTCATCGCGCGGGGTGAAGGCGCGCAGCGCGTGCTGGACACGGTTGCCCAATTGCCCCGCCACCTCGTCGGGGATGTCGATCGGGTTCTGCGTGACGAAATAGACGCCCACACCCTTGGAGCGGATGAGCCGCACCACCTGCTCGACCTTCTCGACCAGCGCCTTGGGGGCCTCGTCGAACAGGAGATGCGCCTCGTCGAAGAAGAAGACGAGTTTCGGCTTGTCGGGATCGCCGACCTCGGGAAGCTCCTCGAACAATTCGGAGAGCAGCCAGAGAAGGAAGGTCGAATAAAGCCGAGGGCTGCGCATCAGGTCGCTGGCGGCGAGGATGTTGATGAAGCCCTTGCCGCCGTCGCCCATGGCCATGATGTCGGCGAGGTCGAGCGCGGGTTCGCCGAAGAAGAGGTCGCCGCCCTGCGTGCGAAGCTGGAGCAGCTTGCGCTGGATGGCGCCGATGCTCGCGGTCGAGACATTGCCATAGTCGAGCGTGAGTTCGCTGCGCCGTTCGCCCACCTCGACCAGCATCGCCTGCAGGTCGTCGAGATCGAGCAGTGCCAAGCCTTCGGCATCGGCGAGGTGGAAGGCGATGGCGAGCACCCCTTCCTGAGTGTCGTTCGAATCCATGAGCCGCGCCAAGAGGAGCGGCCCCATCTCGCTCACCGTGGTGCGGACGGGATGGCCCTGGCGCCCGAAGAGGTCCCAGAAGCGCACCGGGAAGTCCTCATAGCCATAGTCGGCATAGCCGATCTTGGCGGCGCGCTTGGTGAAGGGTTCGTGCAGCTTGTGCGTCGCCGATCCCGGCAGCGCGAGCCCGGCGAGGTCGCCCTTCACATCGGCAAGGAAGACCGGGACGCCGGCGCGGCTGAAGCCCTCGGCGAGACCTTGCAGGGTGATCGTCTTGCCGGTGCCGGTCGCGCCCGCGATGAGGCCGTGGCGATTGGCGCGGTCGAGGCGAAGCGACTGGCGCGCCCCACCCTCGCCGGCCGTGCCAATGAAAATCGTCTCGTCGCTCAACCGCACATCCTCCCGCTAGGCCGGTGAGCCTAGCGGGGGTGTGCGTGCATGCAAGGGGTTAACGTTCGAGTTCGATGCCGACGTAGCGCGCCGGCTGGCGCCCGCGCTTGACCAGCACGAGCACGCTGTCGCGGCCCGCTGCACGCGCCGCGTTCACGGCGGCGGTGACGTCGGACAGGCTGCGCACCTCGCGGCGGTTGACGCGCATGATCACCTCGCCGCGCTGCAGGCCGCGCTGGGCGGCGTTGCTGCCCGGATCGACGCGGCTGATGATCACGCCCTCGAGATCCTCCTCGAGCCGCAGCCCTTCGCGGATCTGGTCATTGAGCGGCTGGAGCGTCATGCCGAGCGCATCGCCGCCGTCCACCGGCGTTTCGTCCTCGGCAGCCATGCCGTCGTCTTCCTCGTCGGTGACGCCCAATTGGCGCGCCAGCTCCTCGCGGGTGGGGCGCTGGTTGACGCGCACGTTGACGGTACGGCGCTCGCCATCACGGATGATGGTGAGCGGCACGGTCGCGCCGACCGGCGTGTTGGAGATGAGGTAGCTGACCGTATTGTCGGGGGTCACCGGGGTCCCGTCGATCGTCAGGATGACATCGCCCTGGCGCAGCCCCGCCGCCTCGGCGGCCTGGCCCTCGACGATCGAGCGGACGAGCTCGCCGCGTTCCTTGGGCAGGCCGAGTGCGTCGGCGACATCCTCGGACAAGGGCTGGAGCGAGACGCCGAGATAGCCGCGCATCGGCGCTTCGCCGCGGCGCAGGCTCTCGATCACGGGAATGGCGGCCTCGGCGGGGATGGCGAGGCCGATGCCCACGCTCGCGCCCGTCGGGCTGATCAGCGCCGAATTGATACCGATGACATTGCCCGCCATGTCGAACATCGGGCCGCCACTGTTGCCCATGTTGATGCTGGCGTCGGTCTGGATGTAGCGGTCGTAGGCGCCAAGCCCCGTGATGCCGCGATGCAGCGCCGAGACGATCCCCGCGGTCACCGTGCCGCCGAGACCATAAGGGTTGCCGATGGCGATGACCCAGTCGCCGACGCGCACGCCGTCGCTGTCGCCCCAATTGACGTAGGGCAGGTTGGTGCCCTCGATCTTGAGCACCGCGAGGTCGCTGTCGGCATCGCGCCCGACGATGCGCGCCTCATATTCGGTGCGATCGGGGAAGGTCACATAGACTTCATCGACCGTGCCGCCATTGCCGTCGCGGCTTTCGATGAGATGGTTGTTGGTGACGATATAGCCGTCGGGCGAGATGACGAAGCCCGAGCCCAGCGAGCCCGTCTCGCGGGTGATTGGCTCATCCTCGTCCTGCTCCTCGGCCTGTCCACGCGGATTGGGGACGCCGAAACGGCGGAAGAACTGGTCGAAGGGATCGACGCCGCGGCGGCGCTGGACCTCGACCTGCTGGCGGGTGGAGATGTTGACGACGGCGGGCTGGAGCCGGGCCGACAGGTCGGCGAAGCTTTCGGGCGCGCCCAGAACCGGGACCGGTCGCGGGGCATTTTGCGCCTGCATGCCGGCGAGTTCGCCGCCGGTCATCGAATAGGCACTCCCCCCGAGCAAGACTGCGGCGGCAATCCCGTAGACATAACGCACGGCGGTCATCTCCTTGGCCATTCAAACTCCTTCATCATCGCATGCATTGGAAACGAAAGCGAGGCTATGCTGCCCGGGTGAACGGCAATTGAATGACGACTGTCATCAACGACCGACGGGCGGCCCGCTTCTACCAAATGCGGATTTGGCGTCGTCGGTTGCCTAACGTCCCGTGAATTCGCGGAAATATTCGTTGTTGGGCGACATCACGATCGACGCCTCGCCCTTGGGGTCGTTGGCATCGCCATTCTTCACGAAGGTCGTGCGATAGCTCTGCATCGCGCGATAGAAATCGTAGAAGTCGGGGTCCTGCCCGAAGCTTTCCGCATAGGTGCGCGCGGCCTCGGCATCGGCCTCGGCGCGGATGATCTGCGCCTGCTTCTGCCCCTGCGCGCGGATGGCGCGGGCTTCCTGCTCGCGCGCGGTGCGCATGCGGTTGAAGGCCGAATCCAGCGGCGAGCCGTCGGGCAGGTCGGCGCGCTTGATGCGCACGTCGATGATCTCGGCGCCATATTGGCGCGCCACCGCATCGAGGCCGAGGCGGATATTCTCCATCACGCCCTCGCGCTCGGGGCTGAGGAGCGAGGCGAAGGGAATGCGGCCGAGCTCGTTGCGCAGTTGCGAGCCGAGGATCGGGCGCAGCGCTTCCTCGACGCGCTCGACGCGCTGGGCGGCGACGTACATCTGCAGGGGATCGGTGATGCGATAACGCGCGAAGGCGTCGACCTCGAGCCGGAGCTGGTCGGTCGACAGGACGAGCTGGGTGTCCATGTCGATATCGCGCACGCGCTTGTCGATCCACACGACGTCCTCGGCAAAGGGGATGCGCCACGTCAGGCCCGCGCCCTCGCCGCCGATGCCCTCGCCCTCGACATAGGGGTTGATGATGCGCTCGGGCTTGCCGAAGCGCACGACCACGCCCTGGTCGGTCTCGCGCGCCACCGGGAAGGAGGTGGCGAGGATGACGAGGATGAGGAACGCCGAGAAGAAGGCGAGCAGCGGATGGTTCTTGATGTAGCGGATCATTATTGGCCTCCCCCGCTGTTCGCGGCGGGTGCGG
The nucleotide sequence above comes from Sphingomicrobium arenosum. Encoded proteins:
- a CDS encoding helicase HerA-like domain-containing protein, translating into MRLSDETIFIGTAGEGGARQSLRLDRANRHGLIAGATGTGKTITLQGLAEGFSRAGVPVFLADVKGDLAGLALPGSATHKLHEPFTKRAAKIGYADYGYEDFPVRFWDLFGRQGHPVRTTVSEMGPLLLARLMDSNDTQEGVLAIAFHLADAEGLALLDLDDLQAMLVEVGERRSELTLDYGNVSTASIGAIQRKLLQLRTQGGDLFFGEPALDLADIMAMGDGGKGFINILAASDLMRSPRLYSTFLLWLLSELFEELPEVGDPDKPKLVFFFDEAHLLFDEAPKALVEKVEQVVRLIRSKGVGVYFVTQNPIDIPDEVAGQLGNRVQHALRAFTPRDEKAVRSAADTFRQNPGLDVAEVITQLKVGEALVSTLDEEGAPTPVERTLVKPPSARAGTISSGERAVIMASDGIGTRYDEAVDRESAEEILEARAAKKAEEAAAAQEREAAQEERDKAERAERRSTGGRRSSSTVEKIGKAVERTIVNKVGRQIGNAILRGVFGNMSRGGGIFGAASADKAAPRKAARKTKRSPSKPDWKRVR
- a CDS encoding Do family serine endopeptidase yields the protein MAKEMTAVRYVYGIAAAVLLGGSAYSMTGGELAGMQAQNAPRPVPVLGAPESFADLSARLQPAVVNISTRQQVEVQRRRGVDPFDQFFRRFGVPNPRGQAEEQDEDEPITRETGSLGSGFVISPDGYIVTNNHLIESRDGNGGTVDEVYVTFPDRTEYEARIVGRDADSDLAVLKIEGTNLPYVNWGDSDGVRVGDWVIAIGNPYGLGGTVTAGIVSALHRGITGLGAYDRYIQTDASINMGNSGGPMFDMAGNVIGINSALISPTGASVGIGLAIPAEAAIPVIESLRRGEAPMRGYLGVSLQPLSEDVADALGLPKERGELVRSIVEGQAAEAAGLRQGDVILTIDGTPVTPDNTVSYLISNTPVGATVPLTIIRDGERRTVNVRVNQRPTREELARQLGVTDEEDDGMAAEDETPVDGGDALGMTLQPLNDQIREGLRLEEDLEGVIISRVDPGSNAAQRGLQRGEVIMRVNRREVRSLSDVTAAVNAARAAGRDSVLVLVKRGRQPARYVGIELER
- the hflC gene encoding protease modulator HflC — encoded protein: MIRYIKNHPLLAFFSAFLILVILATSFPVARETDQGVVVRFGKPERIINPYVEGEGIGGEGAGLTWRIPFAEDVVWIDKRVRDIDMDTQLVLSTDQLRLEVDAFARYRITDPLQMYVAAQRVERVEEALRPILGSQLRNELGRIPFASLLSPEREGVMENIRLGLDAVARQYGAEIIDVRIKRADLPDGSPLDSAFNRMRTAREQEARAIRAQGQKQAQIIRAEADAEAARTYAESFGQDPDFYDFYRAMQSYRTTFVKNGDANDPKGEASIVMSPNNEYFREFTGR
- a CDS encoding hypervirulence associated TUDOR domain-containing protein, whose product is MSNSNSFQTNQYVKWDWGNGTGCGQIEERFEREVTRTIDGNEVTRDGSEDNPAYLIKQDDGGKVLKKGSELEAQN
- the queF gene encoding preQ(1) synthase produces the protein MTPKHLGQTSALPASPEAAELDYVPNPRAGELYLVRFAAPEFTSLCPVTGQPDFAHLVLDYAPGETIVESKSLKLFLGSFRNHAAFHEDCTVGIGKRLFDEMQPRWLRIGGYWYPRGGFPIDVFWQSGEPPKGLWLPDQGVASYRGRG
- a CDS encoding nuclear transport factor 2 family protein, with the translated sequence MSEELTLVERLEAEWRAALFAKDEGALRRLIHPDFQLVGVRGPDVVTLDLDGWIAALANMDVVDLCVDITHCARVGGTIVATVDARWSVRYLGQVIQERVLLSDIWVEADGGWQVIRRHSSPLPCD